A single uncultured Methanolobus sp. DNA region contains:
- a CDS encoding endonuclease, translating into MTAGILCSVYDLLLDELGPQYWWPADTAFEVVIGAMLTQQTKWTNVEKAIEGLKEHGLLEVEPLAEADTELIEELVRCCGFYRQKASRLKGVAAFFAKNGMENVFSLPVIELRKTILSLKGVGNETADSIVLYAANKPKFVIDAYTTRMMKCIGIEGDYIQLQQRFEAELPQSVDIYKEYHALIVEYSKAYCGKKRCNECILKDLNKNGY; encoded by the coding sequence ATGACGGCTGGAATACTTTGCAGTGTATATGATCTGCTGCTGGATGAACTTGGACCTCAATACTGGTGGCCTGCAGATACGGCATTTGAAGTTGTTATAGGTGCAATGCTTACCCAGCAGACCAAATGGACCAATGTGGAAAAGGCTATTGAGGGTCTGAAGGAACACGGTCTTCTGGAAGTAGAACCTCTTGCTGAAGCTGATACAGAGCTTATTGAGGAGCTTGTGAGGTGTTGTGGTTTCTACCGGCAGAAAGCTTCCCGGTTAAAGGGTGTAGCAGCTTTTTTTGCAAAAAATGGTATGGAAAATGTCTTTTCCCTGCCTGTGATAGAACTCAGGAAAACCATATTGTCGCTCAAAGGAGTTGGCAATGAAACTGCTGACAGTATTGTGCTCTATGCCGCCAACAAGCCGAAGTTCGTAATTGATGCATACACAACACGTATGATGAAGTGTATTGGGATCGAGGGTGACTATATACAATTGCAGCAGAGGTTTGAGGCAGAACTTCCGCAAAGCGTAGATATCTATAAGGAATACCACGCCCTCATAGTTGAATATTCAAAAGCCTATTGCGGCAAGAAACGATGTAACGAATGTATTCTGAAGGATTTGAATAAGAATGGATATTGA
- a CDS encoding C15orf41 family protein: MDIETYNKICESLESVDDVKNVSRQFSQPIGTIHSILNQKTVTKVKRNFSKVKNKSPRHLRQWRKGKSIIEIAKKNDIPATLMVSMLLKEMGIPKKGFIRNLEDQPDGRLKREVIAAMESDFFFSPKAHALHAEKGEMGESILAQWLGEHEITYRSENDLRAEGSSKTPDFLLDSEIVIDGIDIFWIESKALFGDEKEHEYYIKKQFREYEENYGTGMIVYWYGYIDTLSYNGNLIKDYRFFDRDRDTIEELLNFKTYW, translated from the coding sequence ATGGATATTGAGACGTACAATAAGATATGTGAAAGCCTTGAGAGTGTCGATGACGTAAAGAATGTTTCACGGCAGTTCTCACAGCCCATAGGTACTATCCATTCAATATTGAACCAGAAAACCGTTACAAAGGTAAAGAGAAATTTCTCCAAAGTCAAGAATAAGTCTCCAAGGCATCTGAGGCAATGGAGGAAAGGAAAAAGCATCATTGAGATAGCAAAAAAGAATGATATTCCTGCAACTCTTATGGTTTCCATGCTGCTTAAGGAAATGGGCATTCCTAAAAAAGGTTTTATCAGGAATCTTGAAGACCAGCCTGACGGGCGTCTTAAAAGAGAAGTTATTGCAGCTATGGAATCTGATTTCTTCTTCTCTCCCAAAGCTCATGCACTTCATGCAGAGAAAGGTGAAATGGGAGAGTCCATTCTTGCGCAGTGGCTTGGCGAACACGAAATAACATACAGGTCAGAAAATGACCTCAGGGCTGAAGGCTCTTCAAAAACTCCTGATTTTCTGCTGGATTCAGAAATTGTAATTGATGGTATCGATATTTTCTGGATAGAAAGCAAGGCTCTTTTCGGTGATGAGAAAGAGCATGAATATTATATTAAAAAACAGTTCAGGGAATACGAAGAGAATTACGGTACTGGTATGATCGTTTACTGGTACGGTTACATAGATACTCTTAGTTACAATGGGAATCTGATTAAAGATTACAGGTTCTTCGACAGGGATCGTGATACCATAGAAGAACTTCTGAACTTCAAGACTTACTGGTAA